The following proteins are co-located in the uncultured Propionivibrio sp. genome:
- a CDS encoding CHASE domain-containing protein — MTSDHPADYTPENATPDRPLPGGAEPDELLELSTLLASLLYALLGALGLTLAVATGYASPFFPAAGLAVALVLVQGFAALPAIWLGSLILNIGVAVAGGSLSPAALAVAAAIACGAALQAALVRWLLERFPTNWRQLDLEHDIIKFLALAGPIACLVAPCIGVGGLILAGILPGASVFYSWWNWYVGDTLGVWVAAPLALGLFQRRNPAWRVRLGNLFPPVLGLLAVAMAVFFGMARWEEQRQQEAVASKGKELAYHLSHRFVAHHEALLALSRLIEVNPALGSEQFEHFTAVTLKEQPDVFALSFNTYLRDRQRAEFEHRMSAIRPGGRFQLTERNSDGQLVPAAKRPEYVAVTCIRPLRGNLPAIGYDVYSEPTRRDAIDRCAGQRPARGHRADPAGAGTARAPRRPGSGARPTRRSAVTPEGRPANSGNIADNIARQHHRQGQSPSALPSAFSRSMNSSISP; from the coding sequence ATGACATCGGACCATCCGGCGGATTACACGCCTGAAAATGCCACGCCCGACCGTCCCCTCCCCGGGGGCGCCGAGCCGGATGAATTGCTTGAACTATCCACGCTTCTCGCCAGCCTTCTCTACGCGCTCCTCGGGGCATTAGGCCTGACGCTCGCCGTTGCAACGGGTTATGCCAGCCCGTTCTTTCCGGCGGCCGGACTGGCCGTCGCCCTCGTCCTCGTCCAGGGATTCGCCGCCCTGCCCGCAATCTGGCTCGGCTCGCTGATCCTCAACATCGGCGTCGCCGTCGCCGGCGGATCGCTTTCCCCGGCCGCGCTCGCCGTCGCCGCCGCCATCGCCTGCGGCGCCGCGCTCCAGGCCGCGCTCGTGCGGTGGCTGCTCGAACGTTTCCCCACCAACTGGCGGCAACTCGACCTTGAACATGACATCATCAAGTTCCTTGCACTCGCCGGGCCGATCGCCTGCCTCGTCGCACCCTGCATCGGCGTCGGCGGTCTGATCCTGGCCGGCATCCTTCCCGGCGCCAGCGTCTTCTACAGCTGGTGGAACTGGTACGTCGGCGACACGCTGGGCGTCTGGGTTGCAGCACCGTTGGCACTCGGCCTTTTCCAGCGACGCAATCCCGCCTGGCGCGTCCGTCTCGGCAACCTGTTCCCACCCGTACTCGGTCTTCTCGCCGTCGCCATGGCCGTCTTCTTCGGCATGGCCCGCTGGGAGGAGCAACGACAGCAGGAAGCGGTCGCCAGCAAGGGAAAGGAACTTGCCTACCACCTGAGCCACCGCTTCGTCGCCCACCACGAAGCCCTGCTGGCGCTTTCCCGCCTGATCGAGGTGAATCCTGCGCTCGGTAGCGAGCAGTTCGAGCATTTCACCGCGGTCACCCTGAAGGAGCAACCCGATGTCTTCGCCCTGAGCTTCAACACCTACCTGCGCGACAGGCAGCGCGCCGAGTTCGAACACCGCATGAGCGCAATCCGCCCCGGCGGTCGCTTTCAGCTGACCGAGCGTAACAGCGACGGCCAACTCGTGCCCGCGGCCAAGCGTCCGGAATATGTCGCTGTCACTTGTATCCGACCCTTGCGGGGGAACCTGCCGGCGATCGGCTATGACGTCTATTCGGAGCCGACGCGCCGGGACGCGATCGACCGGTGCGCTGGCCAGCGGCCGGCCCGCGGTCACCGCGCCGATCCGGCTGGTGCAGGAACAGCGCGAGCGCCCCGGCGTCCTGGTTCTGGCGCCCGCCCTACCCGCAGATCAGCGGTAACGCCCGAAGGCCGCCCGGCCAATTCTGGCAACATCGCTGACAACATCGCCCGCCAGCATCACCGGCAAGGACAATCTCCATCGGCTTTGCCGTCGGCGTTCTCAAGGTCGATGAACTCGTCGATATCGCCCTGA